The Panicum virgatum strain AP13 chromosome 5K, P.virgatum_v5, whole genome shotgun sequence genome has a window encoding:
- the LOC120707128 gene encoding peroxidase 72-like yields the protein MKGTAMAAAALVPLAVAVLFSLSSAASAGAVQWGKLDPHFYDRSCPQAQQIVASIVGKAHYQDPRMAASLLRLHFHDCFVKGCDASLLLDSSGSIVSEKRSNPNRDSARGFEVVDEIKAALEAACPGTVSCADIVALAARDSTVMTGGPGWIVPLGRRDARGASIQGSNNDIPAPNNTLPTIITKFKLQGLDIVDLVALLGSHTIGDSRCPSFRQRLYNQTGNGLPDLTLDVSYAAALRPRCPRSGGDQNLFFLDPVTPFKFDNQYYRNILDYRGLLASDEVLLTGSPTTGDLVKLYAANQDIFFQHFAQSMVKMGNISPLTGADGEIRKHCRRVNHN from the exons ATGAAGGGTACTGcaatggcggccgcggccttggttcccctcgccgtcgcggtccTCTTCTCCCTGTCGTCGGCAGCATCCGCCGGCGCCGTCCAGTGGGGGAAGCTGGACCCGCACTTCTACGACCGGTCGTGCCCGCAGGCGCAGCAGATCGTGGCGTCCATCGTGGGGAAGGCGCACTACCAGGACCCCCGCAtggccgcctccctcctccgcctccacttccacgactgcttcgtcAAGGGCTGCGACGCGTCGCTCCTGCTGGACAGCAGCGGGTCCATCGTCAGCGAGAAGCGGTCCAACCCCAACAGGGACTCGGCCCGGGGCTTCGAGGTCGTCGACGAGATCAAGGCCGCGCTGGAGGCCGCCTGCCCCGGCACCGTGTCCTGCGCCGACAtcgtcgccctcgccgcccgcgaCTCCACCGTCATG ACTGGCGGTCCCGGGTGGATCGTGCCGCTGGGGAGGAGGGACGCTCGGGGCGCCAGCATCCAGGGCTCCAACAACGACATCCCGGCACCAAACAACACCCTCCCCACCATCATCACCAAGTTCAAGCTCCAGGGCCTCGACATCGTCGACCTCGTCGCACTCCTCG GTAGCCACACCATCGGCGACTCCAGGTGCCCGAGCTTCCGGCAGCGCCTCTACAACCAGACGGGCAACGGCCTCCCGGACTTGACCCTGGACGTGTCctacgcggcggcgctgcgcccgCGCTGCCCGCGGTCGGGGGGCGACCAGAACCTCTTCTTCCTCGACCCCGTCACGCCCTTCAAGTTCGACAACCAGTACTACAGGAACATCCTCGACTACCGCGGCCTGCTCGCCTCCGACGAGGTGCTCCTCACCGGCAGCCCCACCACCGGCGACCTCGTCAAGCTCTACGCCGCCAACCAGGACATCTTCTTCCAGCACTTCGCGCAGTCCATGGTCAAGATGGGCAACATCTCGCCGCTCACCGGGGCCGACGGCGAGATCAGGAAGCACTGCAGGAGGGTCAACCACAACTGA